Proteins from one Flammeovirgaceae bacterium genomic window:
- the mnmE gene encoding tRNA uridine-5-carboxymethylaminomethyl(34) synthesis GTPase MnmE: MHHPEHSDTIVAMATPQGIGAISVIRLSGADAITIADAAFRGANLAQQPTHTLHFGILHDDGRIIDEVLVSLFIAPQSFTRENAVEISCHGSPVVVKEIIKVLLKKGARLAAPGEFTRRAFLHGRFDLAQAEAVADLINAETDNARQAALNQMRGGFSKEINHLREELVHFASLIELELDFGEEDVEFAKRSDLKKLIYQIQGYLNSLIQSFDQGNVIKNGVPTVIAGKPNAGKSTLLNALLNEEKAIVSDIAGTTRDAIEDEMVLGGINFRFIDTAGLRETQDVIEALGVERTKDKMRKASLIIYLVDLSNTTLAEARQELKGLESLGAPYIKVGNKIDRAVPGLMEKLQSEGFIFISAKTGENMEALKGKVLSLFEIQQVKTGDVMVTNLRHYQNLVQTNESLARVLEGMDAGATGDFLAMDIRQSLHYLGEITGNITTEDLLDNIFSKFCIGK; encoded by the coding sequence ATGCACCACCCCGAGCATTCCGATACTATTGTGGCGATGGCCACGCCCCAGGGCATAGGTGCCATCTCGGTCATCCGGCTTTCCGGGGCTGATGCCATTACCATTGCCGATGCCGCCTTTAGGGGGGCCAACCTTGCCCAGCAACCCACCCATACCCTTCATTTTGGCATCCTTCACGATGATGGCCGGATCATTGACGAGGTGCTGGTTTCCCTTTTTATCGCGCCCCAATCCTTCACCCGGGAAAATGCCGTGGAAATATCCTGCCACGGCTCGCCTGTAGTGGTAAAGGAGATCATAAAAGTATTGTTGAAAAAAGGCGCGCGGCTTGCCGCCCCCGGGGAGTTTACCAGGCGGGCCTTCCTCCACGGCCGTTTTGACCTGGCGCAGGCCGAAGCCGTGGCCGACCTCATCAATGCGGAGACCGACAATGCGAGGCAGGCCGCACTCAACCAGATGCGGGGAGGTTTTTCCAAAGAAATCAACCACTTGCGCGAAGAGCTCGTACACTTTGCTTCTTTAATAGAGCTCGAACTCGACTTTGGGGAAGAAGATGTGGAGTTTGCCAAACGCAGCGACCTAAAAAAGCTTATCTATCAGATACAGGGTTATCTCAACTCACTGATCCAGTCCTTTGACCAGGGCAACGTGATCAAAAACGGGGTGCCCACCGTAATCGCGGGCAAACCTAATGCAGGAAAGTCCACACTGCTCAATGCATTGCTGAACGAAGAGAAGGCCATTGTCTCCGATATTGCAGGCACCACGCGCGATGCCATTGAAGACGAGATGGTTTTGGGCGGCATCAACTTCAGGTTCATTGATACCGCAGGGCTCAGGGAAACGCAGGATGTCATCGAAGCTTTGGGCGTAGAGCGTACCAAAGACAAGATGAGGAAGGCCTCTTTGATTATCTACCTCGTGGATTTGTCGAACACGACTTTGGCGGAAGCCCGGCAAGAGTTAAAAGGATTGGAAAGCCTCGGGGCCCCATACATCAAAGTAGGCAATAAAATAGACCGGGCCGTTCCGGGGCTCATGGAGAAATTGCAATCCGAAGGTTTTATCTTCATTTCCGCAAAAACCGGTGAAAACATGGAGGCGCTGAAAGGGAAGGTCCTTTCCCTTTTTGAAATACAACAGGTGAAGACGGGCGATGTGATGGTGACCAACCTGCGGCATTATCAAAACCTGGTGCAGACCAATGAGTCGTTGGCCAGGGTGTTGGAGGGAATGGACGCAGGGGCAACGGGCGATTTCCTGGCCATGGACATACGGCAATCCCTGCACTACCTGGGAGAGATCACCGGGAACATCACCACTGAAGACCTGCTGGATAATATTTTCAGCAAGTTTTGTATCGGGAAGTGA
- a CDS encoding PIN domain-containing protein: MRSTLIDAGPLIALFDKHDAYHERALAFIKNNDGPLITTWPVVTEVSHMLDFGTLTQVNFLKWINRGGLHIFELEHAHLNRIIELSEKFMDVPMDLADATLIVASEARRIEEIATIDPGFYIYRDVRNQYLNNIFI, encoded by the coding sequence ATGCGAAGCACGCTCATTGACGCGGGACCGCTAATCGCCTTGTTTGACAAACACGATGCCTACCACGAGCGGGCGCTGGCTTTTATCAAAAACAACGATGGCCCTTTGATTACCACCTGGCCGGTGGTCACGGAGGTGTCCCACATGCTGGACTTTGGCACCTTGACGCAGGTCAATTTCCTCAAATGGATCAACCGGGGCGGTTTGCATATTTTTGAACTGGAACATGCCCACCTGAACAGGATAATAGAGCTAAGTGAAAAATTTATGGACGTGCCCATGGACCTTGCGGACGCAACCCTGATCGTGGCTTCGGAGGCAAGGCGTATCGAAGAAATTGCGACCATTGACCCGGGTTTTTATATCTACCGGGATGTACGCAACCAGTATTTGAACAATATTTTTATTTAA
- a CDS encoding ribbon-helix-helix protein, CopG family: MLNIRLSEDSEKELARYCQENGLSKTHVVKEALALYLAQKRTSKTPFEAGAGLFGKEGSGSSDRSVAYKKMLKEKLNAKHAH; encoded by the coding sequence ATGCTTAATATCAGGCTTTCGGAAGATTCGGAAAAGGAGTTGGCCAGGTATTGCCAGGAAAATGGCCTATCCAAGACCCATGTCGTAAAAGAAGCATTAGCCTTGTACCTGGCCCAAAAGCGTACCTCCAAAACTCCTTTTGAGGCAGGAGCCGGCCTCTTTGGCAAAGAGGGGAGCGGCTCATCGGACCGGTCGGTTGCGTACAAGAAAATGTTGAAGGAAAAGTTGAATGCGAAGCACGCTCATTGA
- a CDS encoding membrane dipeptidase: protein MKYFTCSLLLLVGLAACNPSKNPESALSEEELIAKARGIHKRVITMDTHNDINTSNFTDEVNYAQRLPTQVNIPKMEEGGLDVSWMIVYTGQGDLTPEGYEKAYANADDKFKAIHRLCEEIAPDKIELALTSDDVRRIAASGKKVAMIGVENAYPIGNDISRIKEFYDRGARYMSLAHNGHSQLSDSNTGERDSVWLHNGLSELGKEAIKEMNKWGIMVDISHPSKASNMQAMQLSKAPVIASHSSARALNDVSRNLDDEQLMMLKEKGGVVQTVAFRSYVNTEKNNAYNEKAEAIIKEVAKAEGFDIVDRSAIRDMADEAREKYFNDYMAIREKAKPRIAAEVNPVAPPVDVSDFVDHIDYLVGKIGIDHVGISSDFDGGGGVEGWNDASETFNVTLELVRRGYTEEEIGKLWSGNLLRVLDETQAVAKKIQAGETL, encoded by the coding sequence ATGAAATATTTTACCTGTTCCCTGCTGCTCCTGGTTGGTCTGGCAGCCTGCAACCCCTCCAAAAACCCTGAGTCCGCGCTTTCCGAAGAAGAACTCATTGCCAAAGCCAGGGGGATCCACAAGCGGGTGATCACCATGGACACCCACAACGATATCAATACCTCCAACTTTACAGACGAGGTCAACTATGCCCAACGCTTGCCCACCCAGGTAAACATACCAAAAATGGAGGAGGGCGGCCTGGATGTGTCCTGGATGATAGTGTACACCGGCCAGGGCGACCTTACCCCGGAAGGATATGAAAAAGCCTATGCCAATGCCGATGACAAGTTCAAGGCCATCCACCGTTTATGCGAGGAGATTGCCCCGGACAAAATTGAATTGGCGCTTACCTCGGACGATGTAAGGAGGATAGCGGCTTCGGGAAAGAAGGTGGCCATGATAGGTGTTGAGAATGCTTATCCGATAGGCAACGACATTTCAAGGATAAAGGAATTTTATGACCGCGGTGCACGCTACATGTCGCTGGCCCACAATGGCCACAGTCAGTTGAGCGACTCCAACACCGGGGAAAGGGACAGTGTGTGGTTGCACAATGGGCTCAGCGAACTCGGAAAAGAGGCGATCAAAGAAATGAACAAATGGGGCATTATGGTGGATATCTCACACCCGTCAAAAGCCTCCAACATGCAGGCCATGCAATTGTCCAAAGCACCCGTTATTGCTTCCCATTCCTCTGCCAGGGCTTTGAACGATGTGAGCCGCAACCTGGACGATGAGCAATTGATGATGTTGAAGGAAAAGGGTGGGGTCGTTCAAACGGTGGCGTTCAGAAGCTATGTCAATACGGAAAAGAACAATGCCTACAACGAGAAGGCGGAAGCCATTATAAAGGAAGTGGCCAAGGCAGAGGGCTTTGATATCGTGGACCGTTCCGCCATTCGCGATATGGCTGACGAGGCACGCGAAAAATATTTTAACGATTATATGGCCATCAGGGAAAAAGCGAAGCCCCGGATAGCGGCCGAGGTAAACCCGGTGGCGCCCCCTGTTGACGTGTCTGACTTTGTTGACCACATTGACTACCTGGTAGGAAAAATTGGTATAGACCATGTGGGCATCAGCTCCGACTTTGATGGCGGTGGGGGCGTGGAGGGCTGGAACGATGCCTCGGAAACCTTTAACGTGACCCTGGAGTTGGTGCGGAGGGGCTATACCGAGGAGGAGATAGGGAAACTCTGGAGCGGCAACCTGTTGCGCGTACTGGACGAAACCCAGGCAGTGGCAAAGAAGATCCAGGCTGGGGAAACACTTTAA
- a CDS encoding DEAD/DEAH box helicase, producing the protein MGYTQPTPVQEQAIPIILAGKDIVASAQTGTGKTAAFLLPILDKIAKGKREHINTLVLVPTRELALQIDQQVEGFGYFLGVSSISVYGGGSGPAWDQQRKALESGADIIIATPGRLIAHLASGVVNFNHLQHLVLDEADRMLDMGFYDDLIKIVSHLPKVRQTLMFSATMPPRIRTLANKILNDPEQISISISKPAEGILQQAYMVYDGQKVKLLSYLLNNDTYSSILIFASTKENVKKLESILKKNGVKVKAFHSDLEQPEREHIMREFKSKRISTIIGTDILSRGIDVDGIDLVVNYDAPPDPEDYIHRIGRTARAAKTGTAITFINDRDQQKFASIERLMGREVPKETPPVDLGEAPVYDPGAKRKPGKPGFSPKRRPFKSQKGRNHKRRRPPKGK; encoded by the coding sequence ATGGGGTATACCCAGCCCACCCCGGTACAGGAGCAAGCCATCCCCATCATATTGGCAGGAAAGGACATTGTGGCCTCGGCACAGACGGGCACCGGCAAGACCGCGGCATTCCTCCTTCCCATCCTGGACAAAATTGCAAAGGGGAAACGGGAACATATCAACACCCTTGTGCTGGTGCCCACCCGGGAGCTTGCCCTGCAAATAGACCAGCAGGTAGAGGGTTTTGGCTACTTTTTGGGCGTGAGCTCCATATCCGTGTATGGAGGGGGCAGTGGGCCCGCCTGGGACCAGCAGCGCAAGGCGCTGGAGTCCGGTGCCGATATTATTATTGCCACGCCTGGCAGGCTGATCGCCCACCTGGCGTCCGGTGTGGTAAATTTTAACCACCTTCAACACCTGGTGCTGGACGAAGCCGACCGCATGCTGGACATGGGCTTCTATGACGACCTCATTAAAATTGTAAGCCATCTTCCCAAAGTGCGCCAAACGCTGATGTTCTCGGCCACTATGCCGCCACGCATCAGGACATTGGCCAACAAAATTTTAAACGACCCGGAGCAAATATCCATCTCCATCTCAAAACCTGCAGAAGGCATATTGCAGCAGGCCTACATGGTGTACGATGGCCAAAAGGTGAAGCTGCTCAGTTATTTATTGAACAACGACACCTACTCCAGTATCCTCATATTTGCTTCTACCAAGGAAAACGTAAAAAAACTGGAGTCGATATTGAAAAAAAACGGGGTAAAGGTAAAGGCCTTCCATTCGGACCTCGAACAGCCCGAAAGGGAGCACATCATGCGGGAGTTTAAGAGCAAAAGGATATCCACCATTATCGGCACCGACATCTTGTCCCGCGGCATCGATGTGGATGGGATTGACCTGGTGGTCAATTACGATGCCCCGCCCGACCCGGAAGATTATATCCATCGCATTGGCCGCACGGCAAGGGCAGCCAAGACGGGCACGGCCATCACCTTCATAAACGACAGGGACCAACAAAAATTTGCCAGCATAGAAAGGTTGATGGGGAGGGAGGTGCCCAAAGAAACCCCACCTGTGGATTTGGGGGAGGCGCCCGTGTACGACCCTGGTGCAAAAAGAAAGCCTGGAAAGCCTGGGTTCTCGCCAAAAAGGCGCCCGTTCAAAAGCCAGAAAGGCAGGAACCACAAAAGAAGAAGGCCCCCCAAAGGGAAATAA
- a CDS encoding cold shock domain-containing protein, which produces MKQGTVKFFNQTKGFGFVREEESEQEYFVHVTGLIDEVRENDKITFELKEGKKGLNAVNVRLMD; this is translated from the coding sequence ATGAAACAAGGAACAGTTAAGTTTTTCAACCAGACCAAAGGGTTTGGTTTTGTGCGGGAAGAAGAGTCGGAGCAGGAGTATTTTGTTCACGTGACCGGGCTTATTGATGAGGTGCGCGAGAACGACAAGATCACCTTCGAATTGAAAGAAGGCAAAAAAGGCTTGAATGCCGTGAATGTACGATTAATGGACTAA
- a CDS encoding acyl-CoA desaturase translates to MKIILIFFIAHWYLSLFFQTFFLHRYASHKAFTMNKTTEKVFFILTWIFQGSNYLSPFGYGVMHRMHHAYADTENDPHSPKYDESIWKMMWKTKTIYSAIANGKMVPEKRFTEGVPKWDAFDKIARSWPSRLFWGALYVGMYVMFATHWWLWLLLPIQFLFSPIHGAIINWFAHKYGYRNFEVGDTSRNFLPVDFLMMGESYHNNHHKHGSRANFGGVRWHEIDPTYQVIRILNKLNVIQVARHVELKVERVNKAA, encoded by the coding sequence ATGAAGATCATACTTATCTTTTTTATAGCGCACTGGTACTTATCGCTGTTTTTCCAGACCTTTTTCCTTCACCGGTATGCCTCGCACAAGGCATTTACCATGAACAAGACCACCGAGAAGGTTTTCTTTATCCTCACCTGGATATTCCAGGGCAGCAATTATTTGAGCCCTTTTGGCTATGGCGTGATGCACAGGATGCACCATGCTTATGCGGATACCGAAAACGATCCCCACTCCCCCAAATACGATGAGAGCATCTGGAAGATGATGTGGAAGACAAAGACCATATATTCGGCCATTGCCAATGGCAAAATGGTGCCGGAAAAACGGTTTACGGAAGGCGTGCCCAAATGGGATGCATTCGATAAAATAGCAAGGTCGTGGCCCTCGCGGTTGTTTTGGGGCGCATTGTACGTAGGCATGTACGTTATGTTTGCCACACACTGGTGGCTATGGCTGTTGTTGCCAATCCAGTTTTTGTTCAGCCCCATCCACGGGGCCATTATTAACTGGTTTGCCCATAAATACGGGTACCGCAATTTCGAAGTGGGGGACACTTCCCGCAACTTCCTTCCAGTTGACTTCCTCATGATGGGGGAGAGCTACCACAACAACCACCATAAACATGGCTCAAGGGCCAATTTTGGGGGTGTGCGGTGGCATGAGATAGACCCCACTTACCAGGTTATCCGTATCCTCAACAAACTCAATGTCATCCAGGTGGCCCGGCATGTTGAACTGAAGGTGGAAAGGGTAAACAAGGCAGCCTGA
- a CDS encoding sigma-70 family RNA polymerase sigma factor translates to MTPAQTITLYHPMLHGIAMRIVKCKADAEDIVQDTFLKWLSIEKGKVLNTKAYLVRSVVNNCINHIQALKRKKEECLDHIPELIARFKELDLGTFDFNANVQSALKIVHNKLEPLERAVFVLREVFNFDYEALQDVLEKKKDHCRQLFSRAKRKLEGEPLKINFDWPAKPQWAENFSKACETGCSNDLVKSLKLA, encoded by the coding sequence GTGACACCGGCACAGACCATTACCCTTTACCATCCGATGCTTCACGGCATAGCCATGCGCATTGTAAAATGCAAGGCGGATGCAGAGGATATTGTGCAGGATACTTTTTTAAAGTGGCTTTCCATTGAAAAAGGGAAGGTATTAAACACCAAGGCTTACCTGGTCAGGTCTGTGGTCAATAATTGCATCAACCATATACAGGCCCTGAAGCGCAAAAAGGAAGAATGCCTGGACCACATTCCGGAACTGATTGCCCGGTTTAAGGAATTGGACCTTGGCACCTTCGACTTCAATGCCAATGTCCAGTCTGCTTTGAAGATCGTCCATAACAAGCTTGAGCCCCTTGAGCGGGCGGTGTTTGTCTTGCGCGAGGTGTTCAATTTTGATTATGAGGCCCTTCAGGATGTGTTGGAGAAGAAGAAAGACCACTGCCGGCAGCTTTTTAGCCGGGCCAAACGGAAACTGGAGGGCGAGCCGTTAAAAATAAATTTTGATTGGCCGGCAAAGCCGCAATGGGCGGAAAACTTCTCAAAAGCCTGCGAAACGGGCTGTTCAAACGACCTGGTCAAGTCATTGAAACTGGCATGA